A section of the Candidatus Eisenbacteria bacterium genome encodes:
- a CDS encoding NAD-dependent epimerase/dehydratase family protein: MTLKDRRVLVTGGAGFVGSNLVRRLIREEARVTVLDDLFTGRRENLPESGFTFVEGSVCDPAMVEHLVAESDVVFHAAARNIVVSTRNPREDFETNIGGTLNVLLAARATGVSRVVYTSSTSVYGNPRYLPVNEDDHLSLLTPYAVSKLSGEHYCMAFYESYALPTTAVRYSNIYGPGQDPANPYCGVVAKFAEALFANRAPVIHGDGNQTRDFTYIDDAVDATILAAVSERALGEVFNVGTGVETSVNQLAAVLTRLVGASVTPAHSDRRDVDNIRRRVVNIEKTRRALRWVPEVTLEEGLRRTVEWQRGRNAERGAARTTTA; the protein is encoded by the coding sequence ATGACGCTCAAGGATCGACGCGTCCTCGTCACCGGTGGCGCAGGCTTCGTCGGCAGCAATCTGGTCCGCCGGCTGATCCGTGAAGAGGCTCGCGTCACCGTCCTGGACGACCTCTTCACCGGACGGCGCGAGAATCTGCCCGAGTCCGGCTTCACCTTCGTCGAGGGCTCGGTGTGCGACCCGGCCATGGTGGAGCACCTGGTGGCGGAGAGCGACGTGGTGTTCCATGCGGCGGCGCGGAACATCGTGGTCTCCACCCGCAATCCGCGCGAGGACTTCGAGACCAACATCGGCGGCACGCTCAACGTGCTGCTCGCGGCGCGGGCGACCGGGGTGTCGAGAGTGGTCTACACCTCCTCCACGTCGGTCTACGGCAATCCTCGCTACCTGCCGGTCAACGAGGACGACCATCTCTCGCTGCTCACGCCCTATGCGGTCTCCAAGCTCTCCGGCGAGCACTACTGCATGGCGTTCTACGAGTCCTACGCGTTGCCGACCACGGCGGTGCGCTATTCGAACATCTACGGTCCCGGACAGGATCCGGCCAATCCCTATTGCGGGGTGGTGGCCAAGTTCGCGGAGGCGCTGTTCGCGAACCGCGCGCCGGTGATCCACGGCGACGGCAATCAGACCCGCGACTTCACCTACATCGACGATGCGGTCGATGCCACCATCCTGGCCGCGGTCTCCGAGCGCGCGCTCGGCGAGGTGTTCAACGTCGGCACCGGAGTCGAGACCAGCGTCAATCAGCTGGCCGCGGTGCTGACCCGGCTGGTCGGCGCGTCCGTCACTCCCGCGCACAGCGACCGGCGAGACGTCGACAACATTCGGCGGCGGGTCGTGAACATCGAGAAGACTCGCCGCGCGCTGCGGTGGGTGCCCGAGGTGACGCTCGAGGAGGGCTTGCGGCG